The following coding sequences are from one Eucalyptus grandis isolate ANBG69807.140 chromosome 11, ASM1654582v1, whole genome shotgun sequence window:
- the LOC104424668 gene encoding uncharacterized protein LOC104424668 isoform X1, producing the protein MATAPMKSPARIAGRDEVYVAAVPLRATKGPAQLLTSAAYSLKLWDFQHFMVIIRATSPPSDSQAFVFDFQPEDPENVYVALAALSGRSIPGTVLKRKLTKLPKERCWFVGSCGEHALDVACKFSNHWETHLKIGHHDCRDYANGLVEHLTGEKDVLEHLRRSFGDLD; encoded by the exons ATGGCGACGGCGCCGATGAAGTCGCCGGCGAGAATCGCCGGAAGAGACGAAGTGTACGTGGCGGCGGTGCCGCTCAGAGCAACGAAGGGACCCGCTCAGCTGCTGACTTCGGCCGCCTACTCACTCAAGCTCTGGGACTTCCAACATTTCATGGTCATCATCAGAGCCACTTCCCCTCCATCCGATTCTCAG GCATTTGTGTTTGATTTTCAACCTGAAGACCCTGAAAATGTGTATGTGGCACTTGCAGCCTTGTCAGGTAGATCAATTCCAG GAACTGTTCTCAAAAGAAAGTTGACAAAGCTACCGAAAGAAAGGTGCTGGTTTGTGGGATCATGTGGAGAGCATGCTCTGGATGTTGCATGTAAGTTCAGCAACCACTGGGAGACCCACTTGAAAATCGGGCATCACGATTGCCGCGATTATGCCAATG GGTTGGTTGAGCACCTTACTGGCGAAAAGGATGTCCTAGAGCACTTGAGAAGAAGCTTTGGTGATCTGGACTAG
- the LOC104424671 gene encoding neurofilament medium polypeptide, translated as MATVEVVSAQAAFVEDKPEEQIKTVHQEEVAVVAPKEDPKKEEDQEKPAETETETKTITESTETKQEEGVLETTEGEQTESKEEKEVEAPKETSKVAPEPEENKEEAEEANTKSVEPEAVVAEENVVAKETVVAKPDPDSTVETPKEEGVKGEAEEVGKEEKGAAAEADEKKTTDE; from the exons ATGGCTACCGTCGAG GTTGTATCAGCACAAGCTGCGTTCGTGGAGGATAAGCCTGAAGAGCAAATCAAAACTGTCCATCAAGAGGAAGTAGCGGTGGTCGCACCAAAAGAAGAccccaagaaagaagaagatcaagaaaagCCAGCTGAGACCGAGACCGAGACCAAGACCATAACGGAGAGTACCGAGACCAAACAAGAAGAAGGCGTCCTCGAAACAACTGAGGGAGAACAGACtgaatcaaaagaagaaaaagaagtcgaGGCACCAAAGGAGACTTCCAAGGTGGCACCAGAGCCAGAAGAGAACAAGGAGGAAGCAGAAGAAGCCAACACGAAATCAGTGGAACCCGAGGCAGTTGTGGCCGAAGAGAATGTCGTGGCCAAAGAGACTGTCGTGGCCAAACCAGATCCGGACTCCACCGTGGAGACTCCAAAAGAGGAGGGTGTCAAAGGAGAAGCAGAGGAGGTAGGGAAGGAAGAGAAGGGAGCTGCTGCAGAAGCTGATGAGAAGAAGACTACTGATGAGTGA
- the LOC104429932 gene encoding ankyrin repeat-containing protein At2g01680-like codes for MLIHRARNLLNVEDKNLILRIKNRHGNTALHEAAICHHVGMVRRLLSEDSEPVYWMNVEKKSPLYLALYTSDSAIHNVLFSLLLEPSRIQGLPPVPGAILRKNYDLAAKILKKNIKLFAMTDSRSGHVIHLAAYTNQTEVFELLLPKTEYLARAQDMNGDLPIYIASKMGYVELIEKLYPISEFLNGRGQWTSFGSEIYTETSELRMLINDRYYAGNTALHLAVMHSQPVALIPLVLDKRINLFVLKHECLTALDIAQYRIRREYALRK; via the exons ATGTTGATTCACCGGGCAAGAAACCTCCTCAATGTTGAGGACAAGAACCTCATCCTGAGGATAAAAAACAGACATGGAAACACCGCTTTGCATGAGGCCGCAATTTGTCATCACGTCGGCATGGTCCGTCGTTTGTTGAGCGAAGATTCAGAACCTGTGTACTGGATGAACGTGGAAAAGAAATCTCCCCTGTACCTGGCTCTCTACACCAGTGACTCCGCTATACACAACGTTTTATTTTCCCTCCTGCTCGAACCGTCGAGGATACAAGGCTTGCCGCCTGTTCCTGGAGCCATCCTGCGCAAGAACTATG ATTTAGCGGCCAAGATACTGAAAAAGAACATCAAGCTTTTTGCAATGACTGACTCCAGAAGTGGTCATGTAATCCATTTAGCTGCTTACACGAATCAGACTGAAGTATTCGAACTCTTGCTACCAAAAACTGAATACTTGGCCCGAGCACAGGATATGAATGGGGATCTTCCCATTTATATTGCGAGCAAGATGGGTTATGttgaattgattgagaagcTATATCCTATATCAGAGTTCCTGAACGGACGAGGACAATGGACAAGCTTTGGCAGTGAAATATATACTGAGACATCTGAACTGCGAATGCTGATAAACGATAGATATTATGCTGGAAATACAGCTTTGCACTTGGCCGTGATGCATTCACAACCCGTGGCTTTGATTCCTCTTGTGCTGGATAAAAGAATCAACCTCTTCGTTCTTAAGCATGAATGCTTGACTGCTCTTGACATTGCTCAATATCGTATCAGAAGGGAGTATGCGCTGCGGAAGTAA
- the LOC120289701 gene encoding NF-kappa-B inhibitor alpha-like: MSPGPKEVKLSIGEEEVGTIGVEVQTDEEGASLNNASETAEQQYPAKVYVAARELADVIKGANVEDITCTVDTLSCQADSSAVFSFGRLWSGSLLHIAAATGKSTIIGLLLCHVDAHLIAAKDDWGNTPLHIATKVKAFEVADMLIRRANDFPIDENILRMKNNDGNTALHEAVLIGDVCLVRHLLREDLEPVYWENVDQKSPLYLALDSGNSKILEVLFSKSLDPSKIRGLPPLHGAVARGRYGTYLNLLMGNIYLCVDQIYFKFMQQLSTRAYPNLLRVFT; encoded by the exons ATGTCGCCAG GCCCGAAGGAAGTAAAGCTATCTATAGGAGAGGAGGAGGTTGGCACGATCGGGGTGGAGGTCCAGACGGATGAAGAAGGAGCTTCCCTGAATAATGCATCGGAGACTGCGGAGCAACAATATCCAGCGAAAGTGTATGTAGCTGCTAGAGAACTGGCCGATGTCATCAAAGGCGCCAATGTCGAAGATATCACTTGCACGGTCGATACACTTTCCTGTCAAGCTGATTCGTCTGCCGTTTTCAGTTTCGGGAGGCTTTGGAGTGGTTCGCTGCTCCACATTGCAGCAGCCACCGGCAAGAGCACCATTATAGGGCTCCTGCTTTGTCATGTCGATGCCCACCTCATAGCCGCCAAAGATGACTGGGGGAATACCCCCCTCCACATCGCCACTAAGGTCAAGGCATTTGAAGTCGCCGATATGTTGATTCGCCGGGCAAATGACTTCCCCATCGACGAGAACATCCTGAGGATGAAGAACAATGATGGAAACACCGCCTTGCACGAGGCCGTGCTTATAGGTGACGTTTGCCTGGTGCGCCATTTATTGAGGGAAGATTTGGAGCCCGTGTACTGGGAGAACGTCGACCAGAAATCTCCCTTGTACCTGGCCCTCGACTCTGGCAACTCCAAGATACTTGAGGTTTTATTTTCGAAGTCACTCGACCCATCGAAGATACGAGGCTTGCCGCCCCTTCATGGTGCTGTTGCACGTGGTCGATATGGTACATACCTAAATCTACTCATGGGAAATATCTATTTATGTGTAgaccaaatttatttcaaatttatgcaGCAGCTCTCCACGCGTGCTTATCCAAATCTATTGCGTGTGTTCACATAA